The following are from one region of the Hydrogenophaga sp. BPS33 genome:
- a CDS encoding integration host factor subunit alpha translates to MDSLEVPSLTKAMVVEVLATRMDVNTRASGELVEAFFELIQERLCSGEDVKLVGFGHFDVRKKAARVGRNPRTGEAVLISPRQVVTFSASPTLKKRLASGRTTEPTSHTS, encoded by the coding sequence ATGGACAGCCTTGAGGTTCCGTCACTCACCAAAGCCATGGTCGTAGAGGTTTTGGCTACTCGCATGGATGTCAATACGCGGGCGTCCGGTGAGCTTGTGGAAGCGTTTTTTGAACTGATCCAGGAACGACTTTGCAGCGGTGAAGATGTGAAGCTCGTTGGATTTGGACACTTCGACGTTAGGAAAAAGGCAGCCAGAGTTGGCCGCAATCCAAGGACAGGTGAGGCCGTCCTCATCTCCCCTCGTCAGGTGGTGACGTTTTCCGCCAGTCCCACACTCAAGAAGCGATTGGCGTCGGGACGCACAACGGAACCGACATCCCACACGTCGTGA